A genomic region of Saccopteryx bilineata isolate mSacBil1 chromosome 1, mSacBil1_pri_phased_curated, whole genome shotgun sequence contains the following coding sequences:
- the TMEM41B gene encoding transmembrane protein 41B isoform X1, which produces MAKGRVAERSQTGALQTTPARDRVTGTRDPTTPSSNDHLKEKACAEAGSARMSLLILVSIFLSAAFVMFLVYKNFPQLSEEERINMKVPRDMDDAKALGKVLSKYKDTFYVQVLVAYFATYIFLQTFAIPGSIFLSILSGFLYPFPLALFLVCLCSGLGASFCYMLSYLVGRPVVYKYLTEKAVKWSQQVERHREHLINYIIFLRITPFLPNWFINITSPVINVPLKVFFIGTFLGVAPPSFVAIKAGTTLYQLTTAGEAVSWNSVFVLMILALLSILPAIFQKKLKQKFE; this is translated from the exons ATGGCGAAAGGCAGAGTCGCCGAAAGATCTCAGACGGGGGCACTCCAGACGACCCCAGCGAGGGACCGGGTAACGGGCACGCGGGATCCCACAACACCGAGCAGCAATGACCACTTGAAGG AAAAAGCCTGTGCAGAAGCTGGGTCAGCAAGAATGTCACTTCTTATATTGGTGTCCATTTTCTTATCTGCAGCTTTTGTTATGTTTTTGGTATACAAAAATTTTCCTCAGCTTAGTGA agaagaaagaataaatatgaagGTTCCCAGAGACATGGATGATGCGAAGGCTCTGGGAAAAGTTTTATCTAAGTATAAGGACACCTTTTATGTACAAGTACTTGTAGCTTATTTTGCTACATATATTTT CTTGCAAACATTTGCTATTCCAGGTTCTATATTTCTCAGTATACTCTCGGGGTTTCTTTATCCCTTTCCACTAGccttatttcttgtttgtttg TGTTCTGGACTTGGTGCTTCATTCTGCTATATGCTCTCCTATTTAGTTGGGAGACCAGTTGTATACAAATACCTAACAGAGAAAGCAGTAAAATGGTCACAGCAG GTTGAACGTCACAGAGAACATCTCATTAACTACATTATATTTTTGAGAATAACACCATTTCTGCCAAATTGGTTTATTAATATTACATCTCCTGTGATAAATGTgccattgaaagttttttttattggCACTTTTCTAG gtgttGCACCTCCCTCTTTTGTAGCAATTAAGGCAGGAACAACATTGTACCAGCTTACAACTGCAGGGGAAGCTGTTTCCTGGAACTCAGTATTTGTTCTAATGATTTTGGCTCTTCTTTCTATTCTTCCAGCGATCTTccagaaaaaactaaaacagaAATTTGAGTGA
- the TMEM41B gene encoding transmembrane protein 41B isoform X2 translates to MAKGRVAERSQTGALQTTPARDRVTGTRDPTTPSSNDHLKEKACAEAGSARMSLLILVSIFLSAAFVMFLVYKNFPQLSEEERINMKVPRDMDDAKALGKVLSKYKDTFYVQVLVAYFATYIFLQTFAIPGSIFLSILSGFLYPFPLALFLVCLCSGLGASFCYMLSYLVGRPVVYKYLTEKAVKWSQQVLHLPLL, encoded by the exons ATGGCGAAAGGCAGAGTCGCCGAAAGATCTCAGACGGGGGCACTCCAGACGACCCCAGCGAGGGACCGGGTAACGGGCACGCGGGATCCCACAACACCGAGCAGCAATGACCACTTGAAGG AAAAAGCCTGTGCAGAAGCTGGGTCAGCAAGAATGTCACTTCTTATATTGGTGTCCATTTTCTTATCTGCAGCTTTTGTTATGTTTTTGGTATACAAAAATTTTCCTCAGCTTAGTGA agaagaaagaataaatatgaagGTTCCCAGAGACATGGATGATGCGAAGGCTCTGGGAAAAGTTTTATCTAAGTATAAGGACACCTTTTATGTACAAGTACTTGTAGCTTATTTTGCTACATATATTTT CTTGCAAACATTTGCTATTCCAGGTTCTATATTTCTCAGTATACTCTCGGGGTTTCTTTATCCCTTTCCACTAGccttatttcttgtttgtttg TGTTCTGGACTTGGTGCTTCATTCTGCTATATGCTCTCCTATTTAGTTGGGAGACCAGTTGTATACAAATACCTAACAGAGAAAGCAGTAAAATGGTCACAGCAG gtgttGCACCTCCCTCTTTTGTAG